Genomic DNA from Bacteroides zhangwenhongii:
CTGTTGCAAGATATGCCAAGGTATAACCTCACTGTGTTGCGGTTGTACATTGGCGCTCTTGCCGGCTCAGATACTTCGCCGGTGCGGTACTCGCAAGCTCGCACCTATTCACTATTATAAAAACGATTCGCATGAAAGAAGATATTGAAAATTCATCGACTACCCCCAGTGAGACAAGAAGCGTCTTCATTGGAGCGAAAGTTACTCCCAGTCAAAAGGAGTATATAAAATTACAGGCTGAACAATGCGGTATGACGGTAAGCGATTATTTGCTTGCCCGTGCATATAATTATAAACCCAAAGCAAGGCTTACGAAAGAAGAAGCGGCACTGTTGCAAAATCTGGACAACTGCCGTTCTGACCTTATAAAATACACCTCCGCACTTCACGGAATGTCTACAAAGCAACGCGTGGCAATGTTCAATCAGATTCCGTTCATGGTCGGTTGGCTCAAAGAACTTGGCAATGTAGCCGAAAGCGTCTGCCAGTTTCTAAATGCCGCAAAAGAACAGAATAAGATTCCGTCAAACGATAAATCCGAAGAAGTATGATTGCAAAAGCTAAAGCAATATCGCACGGCATAAACGCCATCCGTTACATTACCGGTGAATCACAAAACAAAAAGCACCCGGAGAAAATCCATCGGATATTGGACAATCTGCTGCCGCCGCAACCGGACGCTATGGGTATATGGAACTCCATGCAACTGACTTTATCGCGCTTCCGTCCGATAAAAAACTCTGTCATCAGAATTGAGTTAAGTCCATCCGCTGAACATACCCGATTCTTTAACGTCGAAGACTGGCAACAGCTTTGGCAGGATTTCGTTGCGGAGTTTGACAAACAAGTGATTATCGGCAAGGATGGAAAAGTCCGCTCTTGTCCGACCAATTTGGCTAACAGCAAATATTCGGTTTGGCTGCATACTGAATCCGAAGGAGGGGTTCCACATCTTCATGCTGCGGTTTGCCGTATGGATGAAGATGGCAACATCAACAACGACCATAACATTCATCTCCGTGCGCAACGTGCAGCCGAGCGAGTGGCAAAGAAACGAGGCTGGACGACGGCAGCGCAAGTCAGAAATTCCAATATACACCAAGTGAACCATGACTGCATGGATGCGCTAAAATCAATGCAATCGTGGTCATGGGAAGCGTACAAAAATGCTCTTGTTAAGAAAGGTTATGCTGTACATGAAAGAAAAGATGGAAACGGTATTCTCCGAGGCTATGCACTTGTGAATGGGAACACCAAATACAAGGCATCTGAATTAGGAGTCGGCAGAAACCTGATGATCTCGAAACTTCCTAAAACATGGGAGAAATTGCATTATAAGCCAC
This window encodes:
- a CDS encoding plasmid mobilization protein, whose protein sequence is MKEDIENSSTTPSETRSVFIGAKVTPSQKEYIKLQAEQCGMTVSDYLLARAYNYKPKARLTKEEAALLQNLDNCRSDLIKYTSALHGMSTKQRVAMFNQIPFMVGWLKELGNVAESVCQFLNAAKEQNKIPSNDKSEEV
- a CDS encoding relaxase; protein product: MIAKAKAISHGINAIRYITGESQNKKHPEKIHRILDNLLPPQPDAMGIWNSMQLTLSRFRPIKNSVIRIELSPSAEHTRFFNVEDWQQLWQDFVAEFDKQVIIGKDGKVRSCPTNLANSKYSVWLHTESEGGVPHLHAAVCRMDEDGNINNDHNIHLRAQRAAERVAKKRGWTTAAQVRNSNIHQVNHDCMDALKSMQSWSWEAYKNALVKKGYAVHERKDGNGILRGYALVNGNTKYKASELGVGRNLMISKLPKTWEKLHYKPQVSTLNNTFKGSQTGQNFKLSTSADYDRYNTYHPDTVPYTLKHEGKENKFYIPEKVLDCFNDEFDYRIVANSQELTDMAVAIFVGLLETPNVSSGGGGGGSQSDLPWRDKDEDDLQWARRCTRAASRLLGKKPKTGLKR